Proteins encoded by one window of Candidatus Krumholzibacteriota bacterium:
- a CDS encoding DUF21 domain-containing protein: MGAASLIAIVVVSLMAAGFFAGAESAVVSCNKVKLHHRAARGNRRARAVERLLSSSESFFSIVLVGTNIAVVVCTATATALTVRWFGESGAAVATAVMTPLILVFGEVIPKAAFIYQADRVSLLVGPLLRVFQFVLWPIAFPATLLVRALLRLTGAGDDRRDLLASREELVYLYSRGKRDGVVERRERMLIDRVFHFRRVLTGELLVPREKVISFAATATVGETIEDARRHTYSRFPILSPDHRVVGVISLFDLLGLDGGERLGDVMHDPVFVDVDAPAERLLVQMKESAIHLAVVTGSDGNWLGIVTLEDVLEHIIGDIANEYDE; encoded by the coding sequence ATGGGCGCCGCTAGCCTGATCGCGATCGTCGTCGTCTCCCTCATGGCCGCGGGCTTCTTCGCCGGCGCCGAGTCGGCGGTCGTCTCGTGCAACAAGGTGAAGCTCCATCACCGCGCCGCCCGGGGCAACCGGCGCGCCCGCGCCGTGGAGCGGCTGCTCTCCTCGAGCGAGTCCTTCTTCAGCATCGTCCTCGTCGGCACCAACATCGCCGTCGTCGTCTGCACGGCGACCGCAACGGCCCTCACCGTCCGCTGGTTCGGGGAGTCGGGCGCCGCCGTGGCGACCGCCGTCATGACGCCCCTCATCCTCGTCTTCGGCGAGGTGATCCCGAAAGCCGCCTTCATCTACCAGGCGGACCGTGTCTCCCTGCTCGTCGGACCGCTCCTGCGGGTCTTCCAGTTCGTCCTCTGGCCCATCGCCTTTCCCGCCACGCTTCTCGTGCGGGCGCTCCTGCGCCTCACCGGGGCCGGCGACGACCGCCGCGATCTCCTCGCCTCCCGGGAGGAACTCGTCTACCTGTACAGCCGGGGAAAGCGCGACGGTGTCGTCGAGCGGCGGGAGCGGATGCTGATCGACCGTGTCTTCCATTTCAGGCGCGTCCTCACCGGAGAGCTCCTCGTTCCGCGGGAGAAGGTGATCTCCTTCGCGGCGACGGCGACGGTGGGGGAGACGATCGAGGACGCGAGGCGCCACACCTATTCGCGGTTCCCGATCCTCTCGCCGGATCACCGGGTCGTCGGCGTGATCTCCCTCTTCGATCTGCTCGGGCTCGACGGCGGGGAACGCCTCGGGGACGTCATGCACGATCCTGTCTTCGTCGACGTCGACGCGCCGGCCGAGCGGCTGCTCGTCCAGATGAAGGAAAGCGCGATCCACCTCGCCGTCGTCACGGGAAGCGATGGAAACTGGCTGGGGATCGTCACGCTCGAGGACGTGCTCGAGCACATCATCGGCGACATCGCGAACGAGTACGACGAGTGA